The Lycium barbarum isolate Lr01 chromosome 9, ASM1917538v2, whole genome shotgun sequence genome has a segment encoding these proteins:
- the LOC132611856 gene encoding uncharacterized protein LOC132611856, translating into MDGMFRDDKNPSCRFEEVVPTPHELETLKLPPVAHDIPDVKHGVDGVHGTDLVDDDYDNFSTTPPHLSSGKQQQRSANSDSPRGKKRTQFPVSVPPSRKQPSRKESGIKGTRKPDAPTTPRTDEFKLIREEIQIFKKEVGDTMLKADLHSDGGISQGNQSGGAVKLSTEENQGGGATSAQRSHPVESQQIGDMENANAEFTAS; encoded by the exons ATGGATGGCATGTTCAGAGACGATAAAAATCCG TCCtgtagatttgaggaagttgtgCCAACACCCCATGAGTTGGAAACTCTTAAATTGCCTCCTGTTGCACATGACATACCAGACGTCAAACATGGAGTTGATGGTGTACATGGTACTGATTTGGTAGACGATGATTACGATAATTTTAGTACCACACCACCGCATCTGTCCAGTGGCAAACAGCAACAAAGGAGTGCCAATTCTGATTCCCCGCGAGGCAAGAAACGGACGCAGTTTCCAGTTTCTGTTCCTCCTTCCAGGAAACAACCATCACGGAAGGAATCTGGGATAAAAGGGACAAGGAAACCAGATGCACCTACAACACCCCGAACAGATGAGTTTAAACTGATAAGGGAAGAGATTCAGATTTTCAAGAAAGAA GTCGGCGACACAATGTTAAAAGCTGACTTACATAGTGATGGTGGGATTTCTCAAGGCAATCAAAGTGGCGGTGCAGTAAAGCTTTCAACCGAAGAGAATCAAGGTGGTGGTGCCACTTCCGCGCAGAGGAGTCATCCAGTG GAATCTCAGCAAATCGGCGATATGGAGAATGCTAATGCTGAATTTACCGCATCATAG
- the LOC132611855 gene encoding uncharacterized protein LOC132611855, with translation MVADLLINCPLACVIPLGPPPVPRDDQTDLSSLRTPQNVDNNPVTISQWMIPDSQIPIQLGVQPTTGQSSTNETEQQVGVQPIVGHSSSDETGQQVPVQPNAGQSSSGETAQFSNSEKQIIVHPGAARERKPSKYNLSPYCPNFSSAGSSAKNIGPCIYQKKHSFVDHPINAPLDTSFLQEYQKWLEKDLLKSHDKRKPNENHYRKNKEGLDPADAELRLHLGVTAVADKNWFYLLSMDGQLWTDEVLISFCLLSNFFIKEDELCEYINGHRLLANVPWYTVDNILIPVNIKEENHWILVVISFTDRSIYVYNSYRAAGHDAVVRVGVKMLATLVTHSLQMTDFYEKKADIDFVTHPSYRNREQTDNLTLDCGVYVAAFAEYLSSSAVIPTDFDAKLLRMRYGALLCDYAWDKSNNNASSDNEQPPRPIRPAVDYDAVDKEDLD, from the exons ATGGTAGCGGACTTGCTAATCAACTGCCCTTTAGCATGTGTTATTCCTCTCGGTCCTCCTCCAGTACCACGCGATGATCAAACCGATTTGTCAAGTTTAAGGACTCCTCAGAATGTGGACAATAACCCGGTAACCATCTCTCAGTGGATGATTCCTGATTCTCAGATACCAATCCAACTTGGAGTACAACCAACAACCGGACAAAGTTCAACTAATGAAACTGAACAGCAAGTTGGAGTACAACCGATAGTTGGCCACAGTTCAAGCGATGAAACTGGACAACAAGTTCCCGTACAACCAAATGCGGGCCAAAGCTCAAGTGGTGAGACTGCACAGTTTTCAAACTCTGAAAAACAGATCATTGTCCATCCAGGTGCTGCCCGAGAAAGGAAACCAAGCAAATATAACCTGTCCCCTTATTGTCCCAATTTCAGCTCAGCGGGTTCTTCTGCCAAAAATATTGGTCCTTGCATTTATCAGAAAAAACACTCATTTGTTGACCACCCTATAAATGCCCCGTTAGATACTTcgtttcttcaagaatatcaaaagTGGCTTGAGAAGGATCTGTTGAAATCGCATGACAAAAG GAAGCCAAATGAAAATCATTACAGAAAGAACAAGGAAGGACTCGATCCTGCGGATGCCGAACTTCGGTTGCATTTAGGCGTTACAGCCGTAGCCGACAAAAACTGGTTCTACTTGTTATCTATGGATGGGCAACTTTGGACTGATGAGGTTTTGATATCTTTCTGCTTGTTATCtaatttttttat TAAGGAAGATGAATTGTGTGAGTACATTAACGGGCACAGGCTGTTGGCTAATGTACCATGGTATACTGTTGACAACATACTAATTCCTGTCAACAtaaaagaggaaaatcactggatTTTGGTTGTGATATCATTCACTGACAG GTCCATCTACGTATACAACTCATACCGAGCTGCAGGGCATGATGCTGTCGTTAGAGTCGGAGTGAAAATGTTGGCTACTCTGGTGACACATAGTCTACAAATGACTGATTTCTATGAGAAGAAGGCGGATATAGATTTTGTCACACATCCTTCTTACAGAAATAGAGAACAGACCGACAACTTGACATT ggattgtggtgtgtatgtggcagcCTTCGCTGAATACTTGAGCTCAAGTGCAGTCATCCCAACCGACTTCGATGCAAAGTTACTCCGTATGAGATATGGTGCCCTTTTATGCGACTATGCATGGGATAAGTCAAACAACAATGCATCAAGTGATAACGAGCAGCCTCCAAGACCAATTAGACCGGCAGTTGATTACGATGCAGTTGATAAAGAGGATCTTGATTAG